A window of the Lolium perenne isolate Kyuss_39 chromosome 7, Kyuss_2.0, whole genome shotgun sequence genome harbors these coding sequences:
- the LOC127315895 gene encoding flavonol 3-O-glucosyltransferase UGT89B1 translates to MSTGTASSRRPHVLVVPFPPMGHLLPLLDFAHLLSTRHHVHITVAVTPSSLPLLSAFLASTPLAAALPLPLPDPSAPEHAGQLAPGTHHALLAAPLSTLRGPLVSWARSHKHPPTAVLSDFFLGSAQLVADDLRVPRVAFYGVAAFTTAALDQLWNGTLPLDPNSPAVLSALPGSPSFPYGHVPSVVRSYVPGDPDWELVREGFLLNSRAWGAVVNTFDAMEGDFLEHLKRRLGHGRVWAVGPVADPGCRVGERPTAEAEELFSWLAGCPARSVLYVCFGSMYKPPPAQAAALGTALEASGVRFIWAVGADVAVLPEGLEERARGIGRVVRGWAPQMEFLRHAAVGAFVTHCGWNSTLEGVAAGVTLVAWPMKADQFIDARLMVDVHGAAVHAAEGEDDVPDSTALARVFAGVVNAAELGGLRDRVRTLAAAAGEAVEEGGSSWLDLERMAKDLDAASGP, encoded by the coding sequence ATGTCCACCGGCACCGCGTCCTCCCGGCGGCCACACGTGCTCGTCGTCCCGTTCCCGCCGATGGGCCACCTCCTGCCGCTCCTCGACTTCGCCCACCTCCTCTCCACCCGCCACCACGTCCACATCACCGTCGCCGTCACCCCGTCCAGCCTCCCGCTCCTCTCCGCCTTCCTCGCATCCACACCTctcgccgccgccctcccgctCCCGCTCCCTGACCCTTCCGCTCCCGAGCACGCCGGCCAACTCGCCCCTGGCACCCACCACGCCCTCCTCGCCGCTCCCCTCTCCACCCTCCGCGGCCCGCTCGTCTCATGGGCCCGGTCGCACAAACACCCGCCCACGGCCGTTCTCTCGGATTTCTTTCTCGGATCGGCGCAGCTCGTCGCCGATGACCTCCGTGTTCCGCGGGTCGCGTTCTACGGCGTCGCCGCATTCACCACCGCGGCGCTCGACCAACTGTGGAACGGCACGCTGCCGCTAGACCCGAACAGTCCCGCTGTTCTGAGTGCTCTCCCCGGTTCCCCGTCTTTCCCTTACGGGCACGTGCCGTCGGTGGTGAGGAGCTACGTCCCCGGCGACCCGGACTGGGAGCTCGTCCGGGAAGGGTTCCTGCTCAATTCCAGAGCCTGGGGCGCCGTCGTGAACACGTTTGATGCGATGGAGGGCGACTTCTTGGAGCACCTGAAGCGGCGCCTGGGGCACGGCCGCGTGTGGGCGGTCGGCCCGGTCGCTGACCCCGGTTGCCGCGTAGGGGAGAGGCCGACGGCGGAAGCAGAGGAGCTCTTCTCTTGGCTCGCCGGTTGCCCCGCGCGTTCTGTGCTCTACGTCTGCTTCGGGAGCATGTACAAGCCACCGCCGGCCCAAGCGGCGGCGCTGGGCACAGCGCTGGAGGCGAGCGGCGTGCGATTCATCTGGGCGGTGGGCGCGGACGTCGCAGTGCTGCCGGAGGGGCTGGAGGAGAGGGCTCGTGGCATAGGACGCGTCGTGCGCGGCTGGGCGCCGCAGATGGAGTTCCTGCGGCACGCCGCCGTGGGGGCGTTTGTGACGCACTGCGGATGGAACTCGACCCTGGAGGGCGTCGCGGCAGGAGTGACGCTGGTCGCGTGGCCGATGAAGGCCGACCAGTTCATCGATGCTCGTCTCATGGTCGACGTGCACGGCGCAGCGGTGCATGCCGCGGAGGGCGAGGACGACGTGCCTGACTCGACCGCGCTGGCGCGGGTATTCGCGGGCGTTGTGAACGCAGCAGAGTTGGGTGGGCTGAGAGACAGGGTTCGCACGCTCGCCGCGGCTGCCGGGGAGGCGGTGGAGGAAGGTGGCAGCTCGTGGCTGGACTTGGAGAGGATGGCGAAGGACCTGGATGCCGCGTCGGGGCCGTAG